A single window of Corythoichthys intestinalis isolate RoL2023-P3 chromosome 21, ASM3026506v1, whole genome shotgun sequence DNA harbors:
- the LOC130909524 gene encoding leucine zipper putative tumor suppressor 2 homolog, with the protein MALVQALPITAEPQDPGHNARSRRRYRSGPSPPFNVAAAAAPDLTVRPYRDRRVRRGTSLPGSESPQERFLQNGSPPALRTGRGREKWDYAEDWKDYPMGSESPTSYQDKIRKGLNGNMGEPPPKLIPVSGKLEKNMEKSVLRPTAFKPVVPKTRGAMQYLSPRHGANAPESQNVQPGSTHRELSPSGSERRSSYSAGRSGGGSGGHSCSLSDSGRNSLSSLAAGDGLGGNPEMRRAHSAGVHVHSNSDSGRSSSSKSTGSGSVSGRIQLPSDCGSGGRSPGATDGYEGVVRDLEDKLRDREAELQLLRDNLDDNEAAICQVYEEKQKRFELELEELRQSCATRMQVASQKAQRSQQVLQMQVHQLQQEKKKLQEDFAQLLKEREQLEERCTSYEHDKIKLGPRLEETKWEVCQKSGEISLLKQQLKEAQVELAQRAGEAASLRGQLRDARGELSSAQALLQESGAASRSRAAELEVCENELQRRKSEAELLREKAARLEGELARLRQSEGDRDALREVAERTRGELALERQRAERQSDHFEEERRTWQEEKEKVLRYQQQLQENYLSMYKRNRQLEVVLRDLSQELESRDRDDDDGSGNEIVFDEVAATEI; encoded by the exons ATGGCGCTGGTTCAGGCTCTGCCGATCACCGCTGAGCCTCAAGACCCGGGCCACAACGCACGCTCCCGCAGACGATATCGCTCGGGTCCCTCGCCACCCTTCaacgtggctgctgctgctgctccaGACCTTACAGTGCGCCCCTACCGGGACCGCCGAGTCAGACGGGGAACCTCCTTACCGGGCTCAGAGTCTCCTCAGGAGCGCTTCCTACAAAACGGCAGTCCTCCGGCCCTGAGGACAGGCAGGGGGCGAGAGAAGTGGGACTATGCGGAAGACTGGAAAGACTACCCAATGGGATCCGAAAGCCCCACAAGCTACCAGGACAAGAttagaaaaggcttgaatgggaATATGGGGGAACCACCGCCAAAACTCATACCGGTGTCGGGAAAACTAGAGAAG AACATGGAGAAAAGCGTATTGCGGCCCACCGCATTTAAGCCAGTGGTCCCCAAGACCCGTGGCGCCATGCAGTATTTGTCTCCCCGACACGGCGCCAATGCACCAGAGAGCCAAAACGTCCAGCCGGGCAGCACTCACCGAGAGCTGTCGCCCTCCGGCTCAGAGAGGCGCAGCTCGTACAGCGCGGGACGTAGTGGCGGCGGGAGTGGCGGCCACTCCTGTTCACTCTCCGACTCGGGACGGAACTCACTTTCCAGTCTGGCCGCAGGAGATGGGTTAGGGGGAAACCCAGAGATGAGAAGAGCCCATTCCGCGGGCGTCCACGTGCACTCCAACTCGGACAGCGGACGTTCGTCCTCCAGTAAGAGCACCGGGTCCGGTTCCGTCAGCGGGCGGATTCAGCTGCCGTCAGACTGCGGGTCGGGAGGGCGCTCGCCAGGGGCGACGGATGGCTATGAGGGTGTGGTCAGAGACCTAGAGGACAAGCTTAGGGATAGAGAGGCGGAGCTCCAGCTACTCAGAGACAACCTGGATGACAACGAGGCTGCCATCTGCCAG GTTTATGAGGAGAAGCAGAAGCGTTTTGAGCTGGAGCTGGAGGAGCTGCGGCAGAGCTGCGCCACCAGGATGCAGGTGGCCTCCCAGAAAGCTCAGCGATCCCAGCAAGTGCTTCAGATGCAG GTCCATCAGCTGCAACAGGAGAAGAAGAAATTGCAAGAGGACTTTGCGCAGCTCTTGAAGGAGCGAGAACAGCTGGAAGAGCGCTGCACCTCCTACGAACATGACAAGATCAAACTTGGCCCCCGACTGGAAGAGACAAAATGGGAG GTGTGCCAGAAGTCGGGCGAGATCTCGCTCCTGAAGCAGCAGCTAAAGGAGGCTCAAGTTGAGCTGGCCCAGCGAGCGGGTGAGGCCGCATCGCTACGTGGGCAACTGCGTGATGCCCGCGGCGAGCTAAGCAGCGCCCAGGCGCTCCTGCAGGAGTCCGGCGCCGCCTCCCGGTCGCGCGCCGCCGAGTTGGAGGTGTGCGAGAATGAACTGCAGCGACGCAAGAGCGAGGCCGAGCTGCTGCGGGAGAAGGCGGCGCGCCTGGAGGGCGAGCTCGCGCGGCTGCGGCAGTCCGAGGGAGATCGAGACGCCCTACGGGAAGTGGCCGAGCGCACTCGGGGCGAGCTGGCTCTGGAACGGCAGCGAGCCGAACGGCAGTCGGACCATTTTGAGGAAGAGCGGAGGACGTGGCAGGAGGAGAAGGAAAAGGTGCTTCGCTACCAACAGCAGCTGCAGGAGAACTACTTGAGCATGTACAAACGCAACCGGCAACTGGAGGTTGTCTTGAGGGACCTCAGCCAGGAACTGGAGAGCCGCGACCGTGATGACGATGACGGCAGTGGCAACGAGATCGTCTTTGATGAAGTCGCCGCCACAGAAATTTGA
- the LOC130909523 gene encoding PDZ domain-containing protein 7-like, producing MAHSSEKPPGTQGKSHSAARNIVRKKEQRRRRGIRSSSPMGRVILINSPVDGGDDSEDLHTITVDKSQDGKLGFSVRGGSEHGLSIFVSKVEDDSTAEEAGLLVGDKLVEVNGVSLESITMSSAVKVLTGNNRLRMVVRRVGKVPGIRYSKEKTTWVDLIHRRMVVEESGRTPSDASAGSALRRIVHLYTTSDDYCLGFNIRGGKEFGLGIYVSKLDPGGLAEQNGIKMGDQILAANGISFEDISHSNAVEVLKSHTHVMLTIKEAGRYPAYKEMVAEYRWLNKLANGGQKSSSLTSESNSSASSLSSETPVSSLSGLSQVMFPPILPFGCDMVDVCISTEDQRYESDRSEAAIQTDTTRSRGATTLLRDTAIGRLEDEDEGVPKRESRKTAVLLALSRPSRPISRSQSQVTIAEITQKKAKKQKGEKNSGEKSALQRSKTLVNLLFGGVRKRGASRGRSKSLSTDKGLNLGCGPTVAAFPEDTLRAVEELAQRLLTEEETEAVMKACRTYVEERSVETLIRHLLAVLDRPEKLLLLREVRMLLPAAHLQEFNSTVEAVEVEAYDILKYRSVRTPPLRSPASGRAPKRRLITPIPDLRGGFELHSATLVEKQSHLVDKLEKLSLSGPRASRQRRRRPAAQFTPLLDIPVDGYPFTEEHKHSPAIVPEPNWLLATEPDVSSEGSAHFENISLSGRLNGRQSPLQYELQTVNISKTKQSLGISISGGIESKIQPVVKVEKIFPGGAASTCDVLKAGFEVVSVDGASLQGVTHQQAVDLIRKAFSDKAKDPMVLVVKVPCKPPKQSSGQ from the exons ATGGCACATTCATCAGAGAAGCCCCCCGGCACACAGGGGAAGTCTCACTCGGCTGCACGCAACATTGTACGCAAGAAGGAGCAGCGACGGCGGCGAGGAATCCGATCTTCCTCACCGATGGGCCGCGTCATTCTTATCAACTCACCAGTGGATG GTGGTGATGACAGCGAGGACCTCCACACTATCACGGTGGACAAAAGCCAGGATGGCAAGCTAGGGTTCAGTGTGCGTGGCGGCTCCGAGCACGGACTGAGCATCTTCGTCAGCAAGGTGGAAGATGACAGCACGGCAG AGGAGGCCGGCTTGCTAGTGGGCGACAAGCTTGTGGAGGTAAACGGCGTCAGCCTGGAGAGCATCACCATGAGCAGCGCCGTCAAGGTTCTGACGGGAAACAACAGGCTGAGAATGGTAGTGAGGCGCGTGGGCAAGGTGCCCGGGATCCGCTATTCTAAGGAAAAGACCACCTG GGTGGATTTGATCCACAGGCGCATGGTGGTGGAGGAAAGTGGGCGTACGCCCTCAGACGCTAGCGCAGGAAGCGCCCTTCGCAGGATCGTCCACCTGTACACAACATCCGACGACTACTGTCTGGGCTTCAACATTCGGGGCGGGAAGGAGTTTGGTTTAGGCATTTACGTATCCAA GTTGGACCCCGGCGGCCTGGCCGAGCAGAACGGGATCAAGATGGGTGACCAGATCCTGGCCGCCAACGGCATCAGCTTCGAGGACATAAGCCACAGTAACGCTGTGGAGGTGCTAAAGAGCCACACACATGTCATGCTCACTATCAAG GAGGCTGGTCGCTACCCTGCTTACAAGGAGATGGTAGCAGAGTACAGATGGCTCAACAAGT TGGCCAACGGGGGTCAGAAATCTTCCTCGCTGACCTCCGAGTCCAATTCATCAGCGTCTTCACTGTCCTCAGAGACACCAGTCAGTTCTCTTAGTGGCTTGTCTCAGGTCATGTTCCCGCCTATTCTGCCGTTTGGTTGTGACATGGTGGATGTTTGCATCTCCACTGAGGACCAAAG GTACGAGTCCGACCGTAGCGAGGCCGCCATCCAGACTGACACCACCCGCAGCCGAGGAGCCACCACGCTGCTGCGTGACACGGCCATCGGCCGGCTGGAGGACGAGGATGAGGGCGTTCCCAAGAGGGAATCTCGCAAGACAGCGGTGCTTCTGGCCCTCAGCAGACCAAGTCGACCCATCAGTCGCTCGCAGAGCCAAGTCACCATAGCAG AGATCACCCAGAAGAAGGCCAAAAAGCAGAAAGGAGAGAAAAACTCGGGAGAGAAGAGTGCGCTTCAGCGCTCCAAGACTTTGGTCAACTTGCTTTTTGGTGGCGTGCGCAAGAGGGGGGCCTCCAGGGGGCGCTCCAAGTCACTATCTACTGACAAAG GTTTGAACCTTGGCTGCGGTCCGACTGTTGCGGCATTTCCGGAGGACACCCTGCGAGCAGTGGAGGAGTTGGCGCAGCgcctgttgacagaggaggagACGGAAGCAGTGATGAAGGCATGTCGGACG TATGTAGAAGAAAGGAGTGTAGAGACGTTAATACGCCACCTGCTGGCCGTGCTGGACAGGCCTGAAAAACTACTGCTGCTCAGGGAGGTCAG AATGCTACTTCCTGCCGCCCACCTTCAAGAATTCAACAGCACTGTAGAAGCAGTAGAGGTAGAGGCATACGACATCCTCAAGTACCGCTCAG TCCGAACACCACCTCTCCGCTCTCCCGCATCAGGCCGAGCGCCTAAACGTCGCCTCATCACACCCATACCAG ATTTGCGAGGAGGCTTCGAGTTGCACAGTGCCACCTTGGTGGAAAAGCAGAGTCACCTGGTGGACAAACTGGAGAAGCTCAGTCTATCTGGGCCGCGGGCTTCTAGACAGAGGCGGCGCCGACCCGCTGCCCAATTTACGCCACTGCTCGACATTCCGGTGGACGGGTATCCATTCACAGAGGAGCACAAACACTCACCTGCAATTGTCCCCGAGCCTAACTGGCTGCTTGCTACCGAACCGGACGTCAGTAGCGAAGGCTCTGCGCACTTTGAAAACATCTCACTTTCGGGACGTCTGAATGGCCGTCAGTCTCCGCTACAGTATGAACTTCAAACAGTCAACATCTCTAAAACAAAACAGTCGCTAG GTATCAGCATATCCGGTGGGATAGAGTCCAAAATCCAGCCAGTGGTGAAGGTGGAGAAGATCTTCCCAGGAGGAGCCGCTTCTACCTGCGACGTGCTCAAG GCCGGCTTCGAGGTGGTGAGCGTTGATGGTGCGTCGCTGCAAGGCGTCACACACCAGCAGGCCGTCGACCTTATCCGGAAAGCCTTCAGCGACAAGGCCAAAGACCCCATGGTGCTGGTGGTCAAAGTGCCCTGCAAACCTCCAAAGCAATCTAGTGGTCAATGA
- the LOC130909385 gene encoding peroxiredoxin-like 2A, translating into MAVVLQAAAAAGGLVGRFLNMLTDIFLTTPLKATLEHLEEAQLTTLTAEKKKFKAKSLWEETGAVIMAVRRPGUFLCREEASELSSLKPQLDKLGVPLYAVVKENVGNEVQNFQPFFDGEIFLDEKRRFFGPRERRLGLLAFLRTGVWKNGLRAFGKGFKGNILGEGFVLGGVFVVGPDQQGILLEHREVEFGDKVNTEDVIEAVGKIGQELQPMKNLTE; encoded by the exons ATGGCTGTGGTGCTCCAAGCCGCAGCAGCCGCGGGCGGCCTAGTGGGCCGTTTCCTCAACATGTTGACAGACATATTCCTCACGACGCCGCTGAAAGCCACCCTCGAACATCTAGAAGAAGCCCAGCTTACGACTTTGACTGCTG AGAAGAAGAAATTTAAAGCCAAGTCCCTGTGGGAGGAGACTGGCGCCGTCATCATGGCGGTGCGCAGGCCAGGATGATTTCTGTGCAGAGAG GAGGCTTCAGAGCTGTCCTCTCTAAAGCCCCAGCTGGACAAGCTCGGGGTTCCGCTGTACGCTGTGGTTAAGGAGAACGTGGGAAATGAGGTCCAAAACTTCCAGCCATTCTTTGACGGGGAGATCTTCTTGGATGAAAAG AGGCGATTTTTCGGGCCTCGTGAGCGACGTTTGGGCCTTCTTGCATTTCTTCGTACGGGGGTGTGGAAGAATGGCCTGAGAGCCTTTGGAAAGGGCTTCAAGGGGAACATCTTGGGAGAGGGTTTCGTGCTAGGTGGCGTCTTTGTTGTTGGACCTGACCAACAG ggaATTTTGCTGGAACACAGAGAGGTTGAGTTTGGAGATAAGGTCAACACTGAAGATGTGATTGAAGCTGTTGGAAAAATAGGGCAGGAACTTCAGCCCATGAAAAATCTTACAGAGTAA